The following proteins come from a genomic window of Alicyclobacillus dauci:
- a CDS encoding response regulator: MYKVMIVDDSAFMRSVIRKIITNAGYHVVAEAENGMEAVHLYNVHSPDVVTMDLTMPGMGGLEALRVLMTLNPIAKVIVVSAMRQAEIINEAVKAGARGFLVKPFQPGAVVRELLTCLKKM, from the coding sequence ATGTACAAAGTAATGATTGTGGACGACTCGGCATTTATGAGAAGCGTCATTAGGAAAATTATTACCAATGCTGGATACCATGTTGTTGCCGAAGCGGAGAACGGGATGGAAGCAGTACATTTGTACAATGTTCATTCCCCCGATGTCGTTACTATGGACCTAACTATGCCAGGCATGGGGGGATTAGAAGCTCTAAGGGTTTTAATGACATTAAACCCAATTGCAAAGGTAATAGTTGTGTCTGCTATGAGACAGGCTGAAATCATTAACGAGGCAGTTAAGGCTGGTGCACGAGGATTCCTGGTTAAGCCATTTCAGCCAGGAGCCGTGGTTCGTGAGTTGTTGACCTGTTTAAAAAAGATGTGA
- a CDS encoding DUF4372 domain-containing protein produces the protein MDKDTTKSVFAEYVLPLNVSSILQELDHLKLDRYVKKLGVIPFIRLIVFAQVNQIPSLTDISLELEANESLQKELALDSISASQLSRKLRETPSTFLDFVFRQCVEQITRQVGIKRANEKLRRINLVDSSTISMFSRSIHGQSFAGPKPV, from the coding sequence ATGGACAAGGATACCACAAAATCTGTGTTTGCGGAATATGTTCTTCCGCTGAACGTCAGTTCCATATTGCAGGAATTAGATCATCTCAAGCTCGATCGGTACGTCAAGAAGCTCGGCGTTATTCCATTCATTAGGCTCATCGTCTTCGCCCAGGTCAACCAGATCCCGTCCCTGACGGATATCAGTTTAGAGCTGGAAGCCAATGAATCCCTTCAGAAGGAATTGGCGCTGGATTCTATTAGTGCCTCACAGTTATCCAGGAAGTTGCGGGAAACTCCTTCAACATTTTTGGATTTCGTTTTCCGTCAATGCGTTGAACAGATTACGCGTCAGGTCGGCATAAAGCGAGCGAATGAGAAGCTCAGACGGATTAACCTGGTTGACTCATCAACCATTTCAATGTTCTCTCGCAGTATCCATGGGCAGAGTTTCGCAGGACCAAAGCCGGTGTGA
- a CDS encoding transposase yields the protein MKLHLRLVFLDHQVAPDKVILTPAKPADKTQMDALVVVEPDALNVFNRGYVDYRKFDAYCANKTKFVTRLKDNAVIHEVIEERTVPDDSPVTREALVRLGSYPNYVMKYTLRLIETTDSEGKRVVILTNDMAMDAEQICDVYRKRWQIGVSR from the coding sequence GTGAAATTGCACTTGCGTTTGGTGTTTCTAGACCACCAAGTCGCGCCGGACAAGGTGATTCTCACACCTGCCAAACCTGCAGACAAAACGCAGATGGATGCGTTGGTGGTCGTGGAGCCCGATGCGCTCAACGTCTTCAACCGTGGCTATGTGGATTACCGAAAGTTCGATGCGTACTGTGCAAACAAAACAAAGTTTGTCACGCGGCTCAAAGACAACGCGGTCATTCACGAAGTCATTGAGGAACGAACCGTGCCGGACGATTCACCAGTCACCAGAGAAGCCTTGGTGCGCTTGGGGAGTTACCCAAATTACGTTATGAAGTACACCCTGCGGTTGATTGAAACCACGGACAGTGAAGGCAAGCGCGTCGTGATTCTGACGAACGACATGGCGATGGATGCGGAGCAAATCTGCGACGTGTATCGAAAGCGTTGGCAAATCGGCGTGTCCAGATAA
- the ltrA gene encoding group II intron reverse transcriptase/maturase: MIKTSISLQELRRRIYQKAKSEPTHRFWGLFTHITNMTTLYEAYQHAKKNGGAPGIDGQSFADVEQSGVRAFLEDIRAELQAGTYQPQANRKVEIPKANGKMRTLQIPCIRDRVVQGALKLILEAIFEADFCPNSYGFRPKRSPHQALANVRRSILRRMTTVIDVDLSRYFDTIRHNLLLEKIAKRVQDPQVMRLVKQVIKVAGKIGVPQGGPFSPLAANIYLNEVDWAFDAIRRKTAEGSYEAVNYHRFADDMIVTVSGHSSKRGWDKLALRRLREYLEPLGVELNLEKTRMVNVLKGESFSFLGFDFRRVQNRSRTGYFILMTPKKKARQAIKARIREIIQNGGAKPAKDVVKQVNAILTGWVNYFRVGNSSRAFGEIRDYTEMKIRTLLSRRKRRRKRSIGWRRWSNEYLYGVLGLYWDWKVHPLKSVDGFR; the protein is encoded by the coding sequence ATGATAAAAACATCCATCAGTTTGCAGGAACTAAGGCGGCGGATATATCAAAAGGCGAAGTCTGAACCTACGCATCGATTCTGGGGATTATTCACCCACATCACCAACATGACTACCCTCTACGAAGCGTATCAACATGCGAAGAAAAACGGCGGAGCCCCAGGCATCGACGGACAAAGCTTCGCAGATGTAGAGCAATCGGGCGTCCGAGCGTTCCTAGAAGACATTCGAGCAGAGCTGCAGGCTGGAACTTACCAACCGCAAGCCAATCGTAAAGTGGAAATCCCGAAGGCGAATGGGAAAATGCGTACCCTGCAGATTCCGTGTATCCGGGACCGCGTGGTACAAGGGGCGTTAAAACTGATACTGGAGGCGATTTTCGAGGCCGATTTCTGTCCAAACTCGTACGGATTTCGACCGAAGCGCTCCCCGCATCAAGCACTGGCAAATGTGCGACGTAGTATACTGCGACGTATGACAACAGTGATTGACGTAGATTTGTCTCGCTACTTCGATACGATAAGGCACAATTTACTGCTGGAGAAGATTGCGAAACGTGTCCAAGACCCACAGGTGATGCGCCTTGTAAAACAGGTGATTAAGGTAGCTGGGAAAATCGGCGTTCCGCAAGGCGGACCGTTTTCTCCGCTCGCTGCAAATATCTACCTGAATGAGGTTGACTGGGCATTTGATGCTATCCGGCGGAAAACAGCGGAAGGTAGTTACGAAGCAGTGAATTACCACCGATTTGCCGACGACATGATTGTCACTGTAAGTGGCCACTCCAGTAAACGTGGATGGGACAAGCTAGCGTTGCGGCGACTGCGAGAATATTTGGAACCCTTGGGGGTTGAACTGAACCTGGAAAAGACTCGAATGGTCAACGTCCTAAAAGGTGAATCATTTTCTTTCCTAGGATTTGATTTCAGACGAGTACAGAATCGGAGCAGGACTGGATATTTCATCCTGATGACACCGAAGAAGAAAGCCCGACAGGCGATAAAAGCGAGAATCCGCGAAATAATTCAAAACGGGGGCGCGAAACCGGCAAAAGACGTTGTGAAACAAGTTAATGCCATACTGACTGGATGGGTGAACTATTTTCGGGTCGGCAACTCGAGCCGCGCATTTGGAGAAATCCGTGACTATACAGAGATGAAAATCCGAACCCTGCTGTCAAGAAGGAAACGAAGACGAAAGCGTAGCATCGGGTGGCGGAGATGGAGTAACGAATATCTGTACGGCGTGTTGGGGCTTTACTGGGACTGGAAAGTCCATCCCCTCAAAAGCGTAGACGGGTTTCGATGA
- a CDS encoding ATP-binding protein, whose translation MKQVFINVVKNAIEAMPNGGRLSINLATNNDTVSIQFIDEGIGIPADVVPRIGEPFYTTKQSGTGLGVMVSQKIIIAHHGTIDISSEVGKGTTVNICLPITPLI comes from the coding sequence ATTAAGCAGGTGTTTATAAATGTCGTAAAAAACGCCATTGAAGCTATGCCTAATGGTGGAAGACTTTCTATAAATTTAGCGACCAATAATGATACAGTGTCCATTCAGTTTATTGACGAAGGTATAGGAATTCCCGCAGACGTAGTACCAAGGATTGGAGAGCCGTTTTACACGACTAAACAAAGTGGAACTGGATTAGGCGTCATGGTCAGTCAAAAAATCATTATAGCACATCATGGAACAATCGATATTTCAAGCGAGGTAGGAAAGGGAACAACGGTTAATATCTGTTTACCCATTACACCACTCATTTGA